GAACAGTCTTCAGCAGTaatgttttgtgtgttttattcACGATTGTGAAAATTGTAAACATTTTAAGTGTTGATAACGATACTTAAGAAGCACTTTACTTACTACCAGTACTTTCCCATCATTTTCATTATACAGCTTACCTCACTGGCAAGACTGTCACGAGTTGTGGAGCAAGCGCAGACGAAGACAGGAGCGTGCGCAGCAGGCTTCAGCCGCCCAACCTTCAACGGACAAGAAACGCAAGGAGGGGTCCGGTGTTGCCTCCGATGATCAAGTCAAGATTCCAGGCATCAGCGGTGATGGAGAGTCCGGTGTCAAGTCTTCCAAAGAGGGTGGCGACGGAGGGAGTGATGAAGACAGCAAAGGTGATGCCCCGTCTTCGACAGAAAACCAGCTGGCGACGCTCATCAGTGGTCTTGCCTCGCAGCCGTCGCTGGATGTAGATAAGCTTGCAGAGGCTTTAGGGGTTAAGGTTGATGCCTCAACTATTAAGTTACTTGAAAATCTAAACATGCAGTTGCTAATAGCGGCTGCTGCCACAAATCAGCAGTCGAAAAAGGGCGggggtagtagtagtagtgaaaGTGTTGTATCAGCTAATGTAGCCACTGCTTTGTTAGAGAAAGTACTTAAGTCCAATGCTCAGGCCAGTAAAGAATCATCGACGAATACTAGTGGTGTGAATACTCCTCAGGGTGGACTTGCCATTGAAAAGACGAGTGAAATGACGTCAAATTTCAAGGAGTATGTCTCAACACTGTTTGGTAAAGGCAGCTTGAAACCAGAGTCCGCTGAAAAAGGCGGAAAAAGTGAAAAAAGCTCAACAGGCCACGAAGGGAATCGTGATTATGAAGGCAATTCCGCGGGGATTGGTAGCAAGTATGGCGCTACTTCACGCAGTGGATCAGTTTACACAAGCCCGGTAGCTGAAACACGTAGCGTGTATACCACTCAGACTGTTAGCTCAGATAGTAAAGAACAGTATGGTCGTGGCGATAGCTCTGCTCGACATCCTGGTTCTGGGTATCCGTACCCAGGATCAACTCAAAGTGAGGATAGTTTTGGCGACAGAGGAGCGTCCTATGCAGGCCCTTCAGAGGATGGCGATAGTCGATCAAGTGCATGGAAACCTCCGACACCCCCAGGACCGCCCCCAGAATCTCCTGATCAGGACGATATACAAATAGAAGAAGGGACGCTAGTTACACCAGGAGTGAAAGCAGCTCTCATTCAGATGCTTTCTCAGCAAGGATTTGGGGCAATGGGCATGTCTGCCGATATTTCTGCCGAGGAAAACGAAGCACTCAGTGAACTAGCCCATGTGTTGCAATCTGAGGAGAACAGTCAGTCGAGCAGTCAAGGTGAGGATGATACGCCAAGGGAAAGCCAAGCACCAAAGAAGTCTATTCTTAAGAAGTATCCAAGACATTCAGTAGCCAAGAGCGAGAGTTATGATACGGACTTGCCGTCCACGCATTACCCTACCATGGATGAGATTGATGATTATCCCAGTACATCGGCACAAAGTGATGGCATGAACTATCCTGCACAGGCTTCGTACGCTAACAGCTCTCAGAGCAGCACGCCACACTATCCGCCTGTCAGTTCCAAGATGGAATCATCCAACACGAACACGACTATGACGTCATCATCGTATGATCCTATTAGCTCTACAGGCTATCCCAACACCTCTAGCAACTCGCCAAGTTATCCAGACGGTTACAAGTCATCCCAACCTGCCGGATTTTCCAGTCGACCGGGAGGTTCTCAGCGACAGCCACTTTTCCCTAGTGCAGCGCGTACAGCAGCGCCACCTCGCTATCCAACCTCGCCAGATGTAGTTTCCTCTAAGTTTCCACCTTCACCCGAAGGCAATGATATGGAGGACGATAGCAACCAGTCGTTCCACGATTCTTTGCAGAGAAGCCAACCGCCGTTTAGTCGCGCCAACTCGCAACCTTCCAATAACGCTGGCAAACCAGGCTACAGCCCAATAGCAAGCCGATCTGGACCACCTACTCCAGTAACTAAAAACTCACCTAGTAATGAACGACAAGGAGTGGCGGACATCATACGAAGGCAGGCATCTGGTTTGGAACTTCAGAATACTCCATCCCCACGAGGAGCACCAAGAGGCAGGGGACCGATGGGTGTAGGAGGGCGTGGCGGTTGGACTCCAAATTCTTCTAGAGGTGGTGGTATAAGAGGACGAGGAGGAGGCCCAGTTTTCAGGGGTGGTGCAAATAATCAAGGCGTACGCCCTCTTCTTGGTAACTCAGGTCCAGGTCCTAGTAGAGGTGCTCCAGGGGCTAGTAGAGGAGGAGCTCCAGGTCCTAGTCGAGGTGCTCGAGGAGGGTTTAGAGGACGTGGTGGTTTTAATGGCAGTGAGCCTGGGTGGAGTTGATCATAGCTCCTGACTTGTATCTAGGAGTGTAGCACATCTTTGGATTATAGGAGTTATATAGGAATTGTacaaaaattaaagttgaaaatcagGATATCTTTCCAATAGTAATGGTTTACCTCATTTGGTACATGTATATGCTTTAATCCTGTGGCAGTATGTCACAGTTCATGAAGGGTACATAAGTTCTAAGCTCCACCTgagactttttaaaataaattgaaaaattgtttttgaaattaaacaaattttgaaagttACTAGCAGCCTATTTTGTTTTACATACctggtccaatttacaatgtcacaCACAGTTATGTTCAACCAAAATGGCTCAATATTAAAAAAAGATGTAGTTTTGTaagttgcactttggtccatCCGACTCTCACAAAGCATGCACGTTGTAAATTGGACCAGATGTGTAAAACAAAGTGGGCTTACAATAATGTTTATATAACTtctcaaattatttttaaaaatccaagGGGGTAACTTTGAACTTGTGAACCCTTATATCTGAATAATTAGGTAAATTTGAAAAATGAATAATTTTCCCCGATGTCAGCCTGATTTCAGGCATGAATTATTCATGACTTCATGAATTATTTAAAACCTAAACCAAATTAGCTAATTGCTTTGAAGTACATTTGTAGAGATGTACTTGTAAATAAAGAAGAAAATCAAACTTATTTTCATAAATTTAGATAAATATAAAAGTTTCAGATAAAAGTAAAACAATGTTTGAAACGATAGTGTTGCTTAGctgacatgttttttgtttgattttagTTTTGTTGGCCAGAATgctaaatttgtatttatttcatgtgGACATGTGATATTTTTCCTGGCCAGCCTGAAGTAGTTAGATTACGTACATGTAGAATTTGTAGGGATGTAAACTTATAAtacgctattccatttgaaatcctcaccCCCTGTGTCACTGTTATCTAATTTCAATCCAGGTGGAGAGTTTTGCACATTATATGTTAAAATGATGATATCCAGTAGGATATACACTATTTGGGCCACATTTAGAAACTTTTATTCAGGATTTCAAATTAGTTGgaatgtaaaaaatattaaatttggttggaattccaaactgTTCCTCAAATGGGGTGTTGTTCTCAGATGGAATAGTCCAGtttattgtcattttatttgccagtttAGAAACTCTTGTTTAGATATTAAATGGGCAACTTATTGCTTGAGGTTCCAGCAGCCATATGGCCCAAAATTGGCCCCATCTGTTGCCCCTACCGATTAAGGGGACGGAAGCGAATAAGAAAACAGTATATTTCATGCAATATGAAAATTAATTATCCCTAACTGGAATTCCTTGGAAGGGACACTGCATGACGGACAATTTTTATCAGCTGGGCATGTATCTAGTGTACATGCAGATGTGTGTGCTATCTGACCATAAAATTTCTGACAAAGTTTCAACATGGGACATACAAAATATTGCCAATTTGGACATACAAAGGTGACATGTTCTACTAACCCATCACAGCAGTGTGCTACGAAAATTGCAAATATGGAAAAGGGGTTTGACTGTACAGGCACAAAATAATCATTCATTAGTTAAAATTTTGAATACGAAagtctggcgtgtgtgtgtgtgtcgtaAAATGTGTATAGATTGGTCATGCCAAACACAAGTTATTTTCTGTATCTAGATATCTGCGTAGGCCTTTATATGGCCCAATTATGTGCACACTGCACAGTATTAAGATAATAAATTCATGCTGTGCaagcaaatttcaaatgttgtatATTACATCATAGGTACTCACTGTTATAAATTACCAATCACCTTACATTATGGCATTCATATTAAAGCCAGGTGCTGTGCAGCTGATTCAAATTAACAGCTCTAAATAGGCATTCTAAAGATATGTAACAGTGAGCCTGTGATTGTGGGAACTGCATGTTTAGAGTTTCATTTTATGAATGTGGAAAGTAATATAGTAACTGAAGCAAGCataaagaaaacaatattttatcATGTTCAAGCTGTCTGCTTCTTCATATTCCAATGTATTAAACATATAGCTGGATGCACCAACCATGCATGCCACTTTCTAAATGCACTGCATCTATAACAAGCTTGACAATTTTGGGTGTTAAAACATtggaatttgaaacaattttagtTCAAACTACAATTTGTTCATAACTGAAATGAAGATTTAATCGAATGAATCGTATTGTAAATGTAACGACTGTAAAACTACTATTTTCGGTATTTtgatgtacaattgtacatgtaattTACACCAGCATTCTTTTCTGGTACCCTGGGTGTGTTC
Above is a genomic segment from Amphiura filiformis chromosome 10, Afil_fr2py, whole genome shotgun sequence containing:
- the LOC140161834 gene encoding LOW QUALITY PROTEIN: uncharacterized protein (The sequence of the model RefSeq protein was modified relative to this genomic sequence to represent the inferred CDS: inserted 1 base in 1 codon), giving the protein MPSTRKGSSPQHRERKGGSPSSRRTHKKHKLKQKRKRDKQKRTKEREQREVPKVKPLVEYDDISSDEDDYLTTPSPGSSRVSPEVEIINSTTRALSPGTAIKMYKNVQEERNSPNIRNVPRHARGMSNRDRGVPDQPLRSYRTDARTYRYSPEPMRPIDDRFQARGSSSPYTRPAGRYNHSLPGKDIPQSPFGSRQVPWLCILYLCAMMTCRKRTKRSRSSRSRSPPSPQSRRRGRMSRSPSLDHKTAKFKMGLGSVLIKHKKPKESKPKEAKAKAKEPKKPAAVAAAPKESSSYKGSPLKVTIKNDAAPVPIQVVESPERKVLSVPSRGGKEPFQNLIIKKDLKQDVQESSPSPAKKPTPALAQTKTIPPLPLPPLIDDDDIHTPPDMKDEDRPRPTMSDLPLPPLALESHLLRHKQALILKRRAEITANMPNWGDRCVDKYEIITQIGEGTYGQVYKAKNKAHGDMVALKKVRTDNEKEGFPITAVREIKILRQLNHIGVIRLIEIVTDKRDALDFRKDKGAFYLVFEYMDHDLMGLLESGLVNFTEEHIRSFMKQLLDGLAYCHKKNFLHRDIKCSNILLNNKGHIKLADFGLARLYHADDKSRPYTNKVITLWYRPPELLLGEERYGPGIDVWSCGCILGELFTRKPIFQANHELAQLELISRICGTPTPAVWPDVIRLPLFNTMKPKKTYNRRLREEFALLPKPALDLLDKMLTLDPDKRITAHDALTCPWLKTVDXNKISAPNLPHWQDCHELWSKRRRRQERAQQASAAQPSTDKKRKEGSGVASDDQVKIPGISGDGESGVKSSKEGGDGGSDEDSKGDAPSSTENQLATLISGLASQPSLDVDKLAEALGVKVDASTIKLLENLNMQLLIAAAATNQQSKKGGGSSSSESVVSANVATALLEKVLKSNAQASKESSTNTSGVNTPQGGLAIEKTSEMTSNFKEYVSTLFGKGSLKPESAEKGGKSEKSSTGHEGNRDYEGNSAGIGSKYGATSRSGSVYTSPVAETRSVYTTQTVSSDSKEQYGRGDSSARHPGSGYPYPGSTQSEDSFGDRGASYAGPSEDGDSRSSAWKPPTPPGPPPESPDQDDIQIEEGTLVTPGVKAALIQMLSQQGFGAMGMSADISAEENEALSELAHVLQSEENSQSSSQGEDDTPRESQAPKKSILKKYPRHSVAKSESYDTDLPSTHYPTMDEIDDYPSTSAQSDGMNYPAQASYANSSQSSTPHYPPVSSKMESSNTNTTMTSSSYDPISSTGYPNTSSNSPSYPDGYKSSQPAGFSSRPGGSQRQPLFPSAARTAAPPRYPTSPDVVSSKFPPSPEGNDMEDDSNQSFHDSLQRSQPPFSRANSQPSNNAGKPGYSPIASRSGPPTPVTKNSPSNERQGVADIIRRQASGLELQNTPSPRGAPRGRGPMGVGGRGGWTPNSSRGGGIRGRGGGPVFRGGANNQGVRPLLGNSGPGPSRGAPGASRGGAPGPSRGARGGFRGRGGFNGSEPGWS